One genomic region from Clostridium saccharobutylicum DSM 13864 encodes:
- the fsa gene encoding fructose-6-phosphate aldolase, with translation MRFFLDTANVEHIKEANEMGVICGVTTNPSLVAKEGRDFNEVIKEITEIVDGPISGEVVAEDAAGMIKEGREIAAIHKNMIVKIPMTAEGLKATKVLSKEGIKTNVTLVFSATQALLAANAGATYVSPFLGRVDDISMIGMDLVRSIAEIFAIHGIQTEIIAASVRNPIHVIEAAKAGANIATVPYNLVMQMVKHPLTDQGLEKFKADWAAAFGTSKN, from the coding sequence ATGAGATTTTTTTTGGACACAGCAAATGTAGAACATATTAAAGAAGCAAATGAAATGGGAGTAATATGTGGTGTTACAACAAATCCATCATTAGTAGCTAAAGAAGGAAGAGATTTTAATGAAGTTATAAAAGAAATAACTGAAATAGTTGATGGACCAATAAGTGGAGAAGTAGTTGCAGAAGATGCAGCGGGAATGATAAAAGAAGGAAGAGAAATAGCAGCAATCCATAAGAATATGATTGTAAAAATTCCAATGACAGCAGAAGGACTTAAAGCAACTAAAGTATTATCTAAAGAAGGAATTAAAACAAATGTAACTTTAGTATTTTCAGCAACACAAGCATTACTTGCAGCAAATGCAGGAGCAACATATGTCAGTCCATTTTTAGGACGAGTAGATGATATATCAATGATAGGTATGGATCTAGTAAGGAGTATAGCAGAAATTTTTGCAATTCATGGAATACAAACTGAAATAATAGCAGCGAGTGTAAGAAATCCAATTCATGTGATAGAAGCAGCAAAAGCTGGAGCTAATATAGCAACAGTGCCTTATAACTTAGTTATGCAAATGGTAAAACATCCATTAACAGATCAAGGATTAGAAAAATTTAAAGCTGACTGGGCAGCAGCATTTGGAACATCTAAGAATTAA
- a CDS encoding ROK family transcriptional regulator, translated as MIEVNHSKIKETNRKKIIKLLLERTEITKLDISRILGISITTVSTNITEFKSEGIVEDVRSLESTGGRKAIAIRLKEDCKFSIGIALTPNHIKIALVNIKKEIIENIRISHNNDGIENLIRIINEKIDFMMKKYNLDSEKLLGIGLSLPGTVDFKEGIIKYSYLLGVKDFNLKEKFQYLNVPIYVDNEANLSAYYEFLSRKDVLKNLLYISITDGLGLGIIINGKIYRGDNNSSGEFGHIKVVIDGKKCKCGAKGCLEAYASMNSLIESYNEEVSENILDIDEFEKLYMQNDIKTKKVLDDYLRILAVGISNLIMILDPNTIVIGGDINNLLNDKMEILKKNIYKDNLFTDESSCNISIADFKESYMLGAAMMPIEEFLEIK; from the coding sequence TTGATTGAGGTAAACCATAGTAAAATAAAAGAAACTAATAGAAAAAAGATAATAAAGTTATTACTAGAAAGAACTGAGATTACTAAATTAGATATCTCTAGAATATTAGGGATAAGTATAACTACTGTTTCCACCAATATTACTGAATTTAAAAGTGAAGGAATTGTAGAAGATGTGAGATCATTAGAGTCTACAGGTGGAAGAAAAGCAATTGCAATTAGGCTGAAAGAAGATTGTAAATTTTCAATTGGAATAGCATTGACACCAAATCATATTAAGATAGCGTTAGTTAATATAAAGAAAGAAATTATTGAAAATATACGAATTAGCCACAACAATGATGGAATAGAAAATTTAATAAGAATAATTAATGAAAAAATAGATTTCATGATGAAAAAATATAATCTAGACTCTGAAAAATTATTAGGAATAGGATTATCATTACCTGGAACTGTTGATTTTAAGGAAGGTATAATCAAATATTCATATCTACTTGGAGTTAAAGATTTTAATTTAAAGGAAAAATTTCAATATTTAAATGTACCTATATATGTAGATAATGAAGCCAATTTATCAGCTTATTATGAATTTTTAAGTAGAAAAGATGTATTAAAAAATTTACTTTATATATCAATAACGGATGGATTAGGTCTTGGAATAATTATAAATGGGAAGATATACAGAGGTGACAATAATTCATCGGGAGAATTTGGTCATATAAAAGTAGTTATAGATGGTAAAAAGTGCAAATGTGGAGCTAAAGGATGTTTAGAAGCATATGCATCTATGAATTCTTTAATAGAAAGTTACAATGAAGAAGTTTCAGAAAACATATTAGATATAGATGAATTTGAAAAATTATATATGCAAAATGATATAAAAACAAAAAAAGTATTAGATGATTATTTGAGAATTTTAGCAGTCGGTATATCTAATTTAATTATGATATTAGATCCTAATACAATAGTTATAGGTGGAGATATAAATAATTTATTAAATGATAAAATGGAAATTTTGAAAAAGAACATCTATAAAGATAATTTATTTACAGATGAAAGCAGTTGCAATATCAGCATAGCAGATTTTAAAGAATCATATATGTTAGGGGCAGCTATGATGCCTATAGAAGAATTTTTGGAAATTAAATAA
- the xylB gene encoding xylulokinase, whose amino-acid sequence MRYLLGLDIGTSGTKTALFDEDGKTIQTATYGYELFQPQVGWAEQDPEDWWKACVKGIKDVIEKSGVQASDIKGIGLSGQMHGLVLVDKDHNVIRKSIIWCDQRTEKECDYMTKVIGAKRLIKITGNPALTGFTLSKLLWVRNNEPNNFEKIYKVLLPKDYIRFKLTDVFATEVSDASGMQMLDINTRNWSEELLNDLNIDKNILPNVYESVVVSGHVTEAAAKLTKLQVNTPVVGGAGDQAAGAIGNGIVSEGIISTVIGTSGVVFAATDTPRFDEKGRVHTLCHAVPNKWHIMGVTQGAGLSLNWFKRTFCAKEVEESDKTKVNIYDILTKKASKSKPGSNGIIYLPYLMGERTPHIDPNVKGAFLGVSLINNHDDFVRSILEGVSFSLKNCLDIIENMNVNISEIRVSGGGAESDVWRQILADIFQHSLTTVKASEGGALGVAILAGVGAGIYESVEDACNRIVKGKEKVNPNTDLKDLYSKIYETYNSAYPRIKDI is encoded by the coding sequence ATGAGGTATTTATTGGGATTAGATATTGGAACATCTGGAACTAAAACAGCTTTATTTGATGAAGATGGAAAGACAATACAAACTGCAACTTATGGGTATGAGTTATTTCAGCCACAAGTAGGCTGGGCAGAGCAAGATCCAGAAGATTGGTGGAAAGCTTGCGTTAAAGGAATAAAAGATGTTATTGAAAAAAGTGGTGTACAAGCCTCTGATATTAAAGGAATTGGATTAAGTGGTCAGATGCATGGGCTTGTTTTGGTAGATAAAGATCACAATGTTATTAGAAAATCTATAATTTGGTGTGATCAAAGGACAGAAAAAGAATGTGATTATATGACAAAGGTCATAGGAGCAAAAAGGTTAATTAAGATAACAGGAAACCCAGCTTTAACAGGATTCACTCTTTCAAAATTATTGTGGGTTAGAAATAATGAACCAAATAATTTTGAAAAAATATATAAAGTACTTCTTCCAAAGGATTATATAAGATTTAAACTAACAGATGTATTTGCAACCGAAGTTTCAGATGCTAGTGGTATGCAGATGTTAGATATAAATACTAGAAATTGGAGCGAAGAGCTACTTAATGATTTAAATATAGATAAAAATATATTACCTAATGTTTATGAGTCAGTTGTTGTAAGTGGACATGTAACAGAAGCAGCTGCAAAATTAACAAAATTACAAGTAAATACACCAGTGGTTGGTGGTGCAGGAGATCAAGCAGCCGGTGCAATAGGAAATGGAATAGTAAGTGAGGGAATAATATCAACTGTAATTGGTACATCAGGAGTTGTATTTGCAGCTACAGACACGCCAAGATTTGATGAAAAGGGCAGAGTCCATACTTTGTGCCATGCAGTACCTAACAAGTGGCATATAATGGGAGTTACCCAAGGTGCAGGTTTATCATTAAACTGGTTTAAGAGAACATTCTGCGCTAAAGAAGTAGAAGAAAGTGATAAAACAAAAGTTAATATATATGATATTTTAACTAAAAAAGCATCAAAATCAAAGCCTGGATCTAATGGAATAATTTATTTACCATATCTTATGGGAGAAAGAACACCTCATATTGATCCAAATGTAAAAGGAGCATTTTTAGGTGTATCTCTTATAAATAATCATGATGATTTTGTTCGCAGTATATTAGAAGGTGTTAGTTTTAGTTTAAAGAACTGCCTTGATATTATAGAAAATATGAATGTAAATATTAGTGAAATAAGAGTTAGTGGTGGTGGAGCAGAAAGTGATGTTTGGAGACAAATATTAGCTGATATTTTTCAACACTCATTAACTACAGTAAAAGCATCAGAGGGAGGAGCACTTGGAGTAGCAATACTCGCAGGAGTTGGAGCTGGTATATATGAATCTGTAGAGGATGCTTGTAATAGAATTGTAAAAGGAAAAGAAAAGGTAAATCCAAATACAGATTTAAAAGACTTATATTCAAAAATTTACGAAACATATAACTCAGCTTATCCTAGAATTAAAGATATCTAA
- a CDS encoding alpha/beta-type small acid-soluble spore protein, with translation MSSNNSGRNRTLVPEARQGLNRLKTEVASEVGLNDYENQDKGNLTSRQNGSVGGYMVKHMIESYEQQL, from the coding sequence ATGTCATCAAATAATAGTGGAAGAAACAGAACTTTAGTACCAGAAGCAAGACAAGGTTTAAACAGATTAAAAACTGAAGTTGCATCAGAAGTTGGATTAAACGATTATGAAAACCAAGATAAGGGCAACCTTACTTCAAGACAAAACGGAAGTGTTGGTGGTTATATGGTTAAGCACATGATAGAAAGTTATGAACAACAATTATAA
- a CDS encoding DUF421 domain-containing protein, which yields MNEGIVAFVRGIIGFLSLLIFTRLLGKKQISQLTLFDYTLGITIGSIAATLTTDLSSRAWPHWVGLLTWAAAGLGIDYLTTKSRYASRYIEGEPTIIMMNGKILEDNMRKLRYDATNLQQQLRSKDIFDLSEVQFAVLEPNGELSVLKKAELQPLSPKDMNINVSTNTGIGIDLIYDGIIVDINLKQVKRTRKWLKSELKKQGIKDYSEVFLATLEASGSLYVDKFKDKIHEPVAVGDFKGPY from the coding sequence TTGAACGAAGGAATTGTAGCATTTGTAAGAGGGATTATTGGTTTTTTATCATTATTAATATTTACACGACTTTTAGGCAAGAAACAAATAAGTCAGCTTACTCTTTTTGACTATACATTAGGAATTACTATTGGCTCAATAGCAGCTACTCTAACAACTGATTTATCAAGTAGAGCTTGGCCTCATTGGGTTGGACTCCTTACATGGGCAGCTGCTGGATTAGGTATTGATTATCTTACAACTAAATCTAGATATGCATCAAGATATATAGAAGGAGAACCTACTATTATAATGATGAATGGCAAAATTTTAGAAGATAATATGCGCAAACTAAGGTATGATGCTACAAATTTACAACAACAATTAAGAAGTAAAGATATATTTGATTTAAGCGAAGTACAATTTGCAGTATTAGAACCAAATGGAGAACTTTCAGTTCTAAAGAAAGCTGAATTACAGCCTTTATCTCCAAAGGATATGAATATTAACGTTTCTACTAATACAGGCATAGGAATTGATTTAATTTACGACGGAATAATTGTAGACATTAATTTGAAACAAGTTAAGCGTACTCGTAAGTGGTTAAAATCTGAACTTAAAAAACAAGGAATTAAAGATTATTCCGAAGTCTTTTTAGCTACTCTTGAAGCATCTGGTTCTCTTTACGTAGATAAATTCAAAGATAAAATACATGAGCCAGTAGCTGTGGGCGATTTTAAAGGTCCATATTAG
- a CDS encoding DUF4363 family protein, with translation MRKFFVIFTPVAILVVSILIMLSGTYFKKGTGDWDNIPMHLDTITTAVSSGDWTLAEQDTNELETAWKSIIKKVQYSSERSEINDLSVSLARLKATIAAKDTTSALVELGEASQHWDDLGK, from the coding sequence ATGAGAAAATTTTTTGTTATTTTTACTCCTGTTGCTATTTTAGTAGTTTCTATATTAATTATGCTTAGTGGTACCTATTTTAAAAAAGGTACCGGAGATTGGGATAACATTCCAATGCATTTAGATACAATCACAACTGCAGTATCATCAGGTGATTGGACATTAGCAGAACAGGACACTAATGAATTAGAAACAGCATGGAAATCTATTATTAAGAAAGTTCAATACAGCAGTGAAAGAAGTGAAATAAACGATTTAAGTGTAAGTTTAGCAAGATTAAAAGCTACCATTGCTGCAAAAGATACTACTTCAGCCTTAGTTGAGTTAGGTGAAGCTAGTCAACATTGGGATGATCTAGGAAAATAA
- a CDS encoding DUF1657 domain-containing protein: protein MTVGSKVKQTLATLKGAEATLRMYSLQERDEKAKDVYTEAFKEIGKIKLDLEKRVGFIEFQEPQYKGN from the coding sequence ATGACTGTTGGCTCAAAGGTAAAACAAACATTAGCCACCTTAAAGGGGGCTGAGGCTACTTTAAGAATGTATTCATTGCAAGAACGTGATGAGAAAGCTAAAGATGTTTATACTGAAGCATTTAAAGAAATAGGTAAAATAAAACTAGATTTAGAAAAAAGAGTAGGATTCATTGAGTTTCAGGAACCCCAATATAAAGGCAACTAA
- a CDS encoding DUF421 domain-containing protein gives MNTWLILLFNSILLFFVALVLSRYMKKKTLSRATPFDFISYCVVAIIIALMSLNLLDNIYFGLITLAVWGASPIILDFACMRSKWIYNLIHGKERVLIKRGKIMEDNLSKERMTGQEFLEALRSKKAFNLADVEFAIMETTGDINVSLKADKKPITPHDLGREVASKAECITVILDGNILNEGLTNAGLNQRWLKDQLEIKGVDLQNVFVGQVDSSGDLYVDLFDDMIQVPKTQIKEMLYASLQKIQADLMSFSLETENKEAKDMYLKDAEKLKNVMKKLQPYLLR, from the coding sequence ATGAATACTTGGTTAATTTTATTATTTAATTCAATACTTTTATTTTTTGTCGCTTTAGTCTTATCTCGATATATGAAAAAGAAAACTTTATCTAGGGCTACCCCATTTGATTTTATTTCTTATTGCGTTGTTGCCATAATAATAGCTTTAATGTCATTAAATTTACTTGATAATATTTATTTCGGATTAATTACACTTGCTGTTTGGGGGGCGTCTCCTATAATTCTGGACTTTGCTTGCATGAGAAGTAAATGGATTTATAACTTAATACATGGTAAAGAAAGAGTTTTAATTAAACGCGGCAAAATTATGGAAGATAACTTGTCAAAAGAAAGAATGACTGGGCAAGAATTTTTAGAAGCATTACGTTCTAAAAAGGCATTTAATTTAGCTGATGTTGAATTTGCAATCATGGAAACAACTGGTGATATAAATGTAAGTCTAAAAGCTGATAAAAAACCAATTACACCACATGATTTAGGAAGAGAAGTCGCATCTAAAGCTGAATGCATAACAGTTATCTTAGACGGTAATATTTTGAACGAAGGACTTACCAATGCTGGATTAAATCAACGCTGGCTTAAGGATCAATTAGAAATCAAAGGTGTTGATCTTCAAAATGTTTTTGTCGGTCAGGTAGATTCTTCTGGAGATTTATATGTTGATCTTTTCGATGATATGATACAAGTTCCGAAAACACAGATTAAAGAAATGCTATATGCAAGTCTTCAAAAAATTCAAGCCGATTTAATGTCATTTTCTTTAGAAACTGAAAATAAAGAAGCTAAAGATATGTACTTGAAAGATGCTGAAAAATTAAAAAATGTCATGAAAAAATTACAACCATATTTATTGCGTTAG
- the spoVAC gene encoding stage V sporulation protein AC, translated as MSNMKNKKMTKAQLEYNKLATSMEPKRPILKNCIRAFLAGGTICAIGQILQFLFMNYFNFNEKTSVGPTSIVLIFVAALSTGLGFYDHISQWAGAGTAVPITGFANSIASASIEHKTEGFVLGVAGNMFTLAGAVVVYGIFSAFVIATIKMTIKWLGAM; from the coding sequence ATGTCAAATATGAAAAATAAAAAAATGACCAAAGCTCAACTTGAATACAATAAATTGGCAACTAGCATGGAGCCTAAAAGGCCTATTTTAAAAAATTGTATTAGAGCTTTTTTGGCTGGAGGCACTATATGTGCTATTGGTCAAATTCTACAATTCTTATTTATGAACTATTTTAACTTTAATGAAAAAACATCAGTCGGACCAACTTCAATAGTTTTAATTTTTGTTGCAGCTTTATCTACTGGACTTGGATTTTACGATCATATAAGCCAATGGGCTGGAGCTGGAACTGCTGTACCAATAACAGGTTTTGCAAATTCAATAGCCTCTGCTTCAATTGAGCATAAAACTGAAGGATTTGTACTTGGTGTAGCTGGAAATATGTTTACTCTTGCTGGTGCAGTTGTTGTTTATGGCATTTTTTCAGCTTTTGTAATTGCTACTATAAAAATGACAATAAAATGGCTGGGGGCGATGTAA
- the spoVAD gene encoding stage V sporulation protein AD: MLKGHQSWIFKSKPTILGSAAVGGPFEANGALADDFDILHEDLWLGQDSYEKAEKVLLEHACERAIQKSKVKKEDINFFLSGDLMNQIISSNFAARTLGIPFLGVFGACSSSMEGLALAAQLIESNSAKYTLSAASSHNAAAERQFRYPTDYGVQRPPTAQWTVTGAGAVVLGAHGNGPKVTSATIGKVVDMGISDPSNFGAAMAPAAVDTIEAHFRDFNINASHYDLIATGDLGKLGHELANTLLKKHGIKMPHRIFTDCGLLIYKDEQHTFCGGSGCGCSATVTYGHLLNRMRKGELSRILVVATGALMSPISYQQKESIPCIAHAVSIEM, encoded by the coding sequence ATGCTTAAAGGACATCAATCATGGATTTTTAAATCTAAACCAACAATATTAGGTTCCGCTGCAGTTGGAGGTCCATTTGAAGCTAATGGTGCCTTAGCTGATGATTTCGATATCCTTCATGAAGATTTATGGCTTGGGCAGGATAGTTACGAAAAAGCAGAAAAAGTTCTCCTTGAGCACGCTTGTGAACGAGCAATACAAAAATCAAAAGTAAAAAAAGAAGATATAAACTTTTTTCTCAGTGGAGATTTAATGAATCAAATCATTTCTAGTAATTTTGCGGCAAGAACTTTAGGTATACCATTCTTAGGAGTCTTTGGAGCCTGCTCTAGTTCAATGGAAGGTTTAGCACTTGCCGCACAACTAATCGAAAGTAACAGTGCTAAATATACACTATCAGCTGCAAGCAGTCATAATGCAGCTGCAGAAAGGCAATTTAGATACCCAACTGATTATGGTGTGCAAAGACCACCTACTGCTCAATGGACAGTAACAGGAGCTGGTGCTGTGGTTCTAGGAGCACATGGTAATGGGCCTAAAGTAACTTCTGCTACCATTGGGAAAGTAGTTGACATGGGAATTTCAGACCCTTCTAATTTCGGAGCTGCCATGGCACCTGCTGCCGTAGATACAATTGAAGCTCATTTTAGAGATTTTAATATAAATGCTTCTCATTATGATCTTATTGCTACTGGAGATTTAGGAAAGCTAGGTCATGAACTTGCTAATACTTTATTAAAAAAACATGGCATAAAAATGCCGCATCGTATATTTACAGATTGTGGACTTTTAATATATAAAGATGAACAACACACTTTTTGCGGTGGTAGTGGTTGCGGATGTTCTGCAACTGTAACTTATGGGCATCTTTTAAATCGAATGCGAAAAGGAGAATTAAGCAGAATATTAGTTGTAGCAACAGGTGCTTTAATGTCTCCAATATCCTATCAACAAAAAGAAAGTATACCTTGTATCGCTCATGCTGTTTCTATAGAAATGTAA
- the spoVAE gene encoding stage V sporulation protein AE gives MEKIIFAFIIGGLICVIGQLIMDTLKITPAHTTCTLVVVGAILGGFGLYDKLVKFAGAGAFIPISSFGNTLVTAALDGAEETGFIGIFTGMLKTVSPGVSAAVTFGFIAAMIFKPKG, from the coding sequence ATGGAAAAAATTATTTTTGCATTTATAATAGGTGGTTTAATTTGTGTTATTGGCCAGCTTATAATGGATACATTAAAAATTACACCTGCTCATACAACTTGCACATTAGTAGTAGTCGGAGCAATCTTAGGTGGATTTGGTTTATATGACAAACTTGTCAAATTTGCTGGTGCTGGTGCATTTATACCTATAAGTAGTTTTGGAAACACTCTTGTAACAGCAGCATTAGATGGTGCTGAAGAAACAGGGTTTATAGGAATATTTACTGGTATGTTAAAAACAGTAAGTCCAGGTGTTTCTGCGGCAGTAACCTTTGGCTTTATTGCTGCAATGATATTTAAACCAAAAGGTTAA
- a CDS encoding DUF1657 domain-containing protein — protein MTVGTQMQKAIAGIQSAAATMKTFSLETEDQQAKADFKQIAEQLDCSLEVLKGRQKYIEEQEPQYKS, from the coding sequence ATGACAGTAGGAACTCAAATGCAAAAAGCAATTGCCGGAATCCAAAGTGCAGCTGCTACAATGAAAACTTTCTCTCTAGAAACTGAAGATCAACAAGCAAAAGCTGATTTCAAACAAATAGCTGAACAACTTGATTGTTCACTAGAAGTATTAAAAGGAAGACAAAAATATATTGAGGAACAAGAACCTCAATATAAATCTTGA
- a CDS encoding YitT family protein translates to MKKKKDNNIFSTVSRIIFLILGSILVSIGLETFLIPNNIIDGGMTGISIMASHITKGKLGMFLVIFNLPFIIIGYRQIGKTFALSTIFSLICLSIGVTFLNPVPGVTQDILLATIFGGIAMGAGVGLIIRNGGSLDGTEIVAIMLEKRSAFSIGEIVMFFNLFIIGSSGFIFGWDRAMYSLLAYYIAFKTIDVVVQGLDESKAVIIVSEKNKEISDAIMSRLGRGITLLDAKGAYTGNETNVIYVVLSRLEIAKLKNIVHGFDKGALITISSVEGTGKRYVKKAIH, encoded by the coding sequence ATGAAAAAGAAAAAAGATAACAATATTTTTTCCACGGTCAGTAGAATAATTTTTTTAATATTAGGTTCAATTTTAGTATCTATAGGGCTTGAGACGTTTTTAATACCTAATAACATAATTGATGGAGGAATGACAGGTATATCTATTATGGCAAGCCATATAACAAAAGGCAAACTAGGAATGTTTCTTGTTATATTTAATTTGCCTTTTATTATTATAGGCTACAGGCAAATTGGAAAGACATTTGCTCTTTCAACAATATTTTCATTAATATGTTTATCGATTGGTGTAACATTTCTAAATCCAGTTCCTGGAGTAACACAAGATATACTTCTAGCAACAATATTTGGTGGAATTGCGATGGGTGCAGGAGTAGGATTGATTATAAGAAATGGTGGTTCATTAGATGGAACTGAAATAGTTGCTATAATGTTGGAAAAAAGAAGTGCATTTTCTATAGGAGAAATAGTAATGTTTTTCAATCTTTTCATAATAGGAAGCTCTGGTTTCATATTTGGATGGGATAGGGCAATGTACTCTTTATTAGCATATTATATTGCTTTTAAGACTATAGATGTTGTTGTTCAAGGTCTTGATGAATCAAAAGCAGTAATTATTGTCTCAGAAAAAAATAAGGAAATAAGTGATGCAATAATGTCTAGGCTTGGAAGAGGAATTACGTTATTAGATGCAAAAGGAGCTTATACTGGAAATGAAACAAATGTTATATATGTTGTTCTATCAAGACTTGAAATAGCAAAGCTTAAAAATATTGTACATGGTTTTGATAAAGGTGCATTAATTACAATTTCGAGTGTTGAAGGTACTGGAAAGAGGTATGTAAAGAAAGCCATACATTAA
- a CDS encoding bacteriohemerythrin — MAFEWKERYNLNIGEIDKQHKKLMEIGKRAYEIAIIDDEYDRYDEIMTILDELLEYTKYHFEYEENMLKQYKYEHVHAQEEEHEYYIYKINQVSSREDIDDNQRKIILEIIDFLSQWISSHIMLEDRKYAMFLKTIK; from the coding sequence ATGGCTTTTGAATGGAAAGAAAGATATAATTTAAATATAGGAGAAATTGATAAACAACATAAAAAACTTATGGAAATAGGTAAAAGAGCATATGAGATTGCTATAATAGATGATGAATACGACAGATACGATGAAATAATGACAATACTTGATGAACTTTTAGAATATACAAAATATCATTTTGAATATGAAGAAAATATGCTAAAACAATATAAATATGAACATGTTCACGCTCAAGAAGAAGAACATGAATACTATATATACAAAATAAATCAAGTATCTTCTAGAGAGGATATAGATGATAATCAAAGAAAAATAATATTAGAGATTATAGATTTCTTATCACAATGGATTAGTAGTCACATCATGTTAGAAGATAGGAAATATGCAATGTTCTTAAAAACTATTAAATAG
- a CDS encoding galactose ABC transporter substrate-binding protein: MRLLKKTLVFIETIIIIVTMIFLYNDKIYAKTIDELQKPVRVGVLLYRFDDVFISLIRQSLEEIQKNNPDKVEFTFYDGNNDQSVQNETVGTLLKNNSVDFILLNVVDEKRAEEPINMIKEYNIPVVLFNREPYNISTIQSYGKSYYVGTNPPEAGILQGNILVNAWNKNKAAIDTNGDNILQYVMLMGQRDNKEAIARTQYSVSTINDNGIKTQELALSVCDWERSIAKSNFEQLFLYYGNKIEAIIANNDEMAIGAIEVLQKYGYNKGDDTKTIAVVGVDAIPEAQELIKKGEMIGSVLQDPSAIAEASYLIGMNLFYGREPLDGTQYKFDQTGVAVRIPYKEYLG, translated from the coding sequence ATGAGGTTATTAAAAAAGACGCTGGTATTTATAGAGACGATAATTATTATAGTTACTATGATATTTTTATATAATGATAAGATTTATGCTAAGACAATAGATGAATTACAGAAACCAGTTAGAGTTGGAGTTTTATTATATAGATTTGATGATGTTTTTATTTCTTTAATCCGCCAAAGCCTTGAAGAAATTCAAAAAAATAATCCAGATAAAGTTGAATTTACTTTTTATGATGGTAATAATGACCAATCAGTACAAAATGAAACTGTTGGTACATTGCTAAAAAATAATAGTGTTGATTTTATACTATTAAATGTAGTAGATGAAAAAAGAGCTGAAGAGCCTATTAATATGATAAAGGAATATAATATTCCAGTAGTTTTATTTAATAGAGAACCATATAATATCTCAACAATTCAATCATATGGAAAGTCATATTATGTAGGAACAAATCCACCAGAAGCAGGAATATTACAAGGAAATATTTTAGTTAATGCATGGAATAAGAATAAGGCTGCTATAGATACGAATGGAGATAATATACTACAATATGTTATGTTAATGGGGCAGCGTGATAATAAAGAAGCAATAGCAAGAACACAATATTCTGTATCTACGATTAATGATAATGGAATAAAAACACAAGAGCTTGCTCTATCTGTTTGTGATTGGGAGAGAAGTATAGCCAAAAGTAATTTTGAACAACTGTTTTTATATTATGGTAATAAAATTGAAGCAATAATTGCTAATAATGATGAAATGGCAATAGGAGCAATTGAAGTGCTACAAAAGTATGGATATAATAAAGGTGATGATACAAAAACAATAGCAGTAGTTGGAGTAGATGCTATACCAGAAGCTCAGGAATTAATAAAAAAAGGAGAAATGATAGGTTCTGTTCTCCAAGATCCATCAGCTATTGCAGAGGCATCTTATCTTATAGGGATGAATTTGTTTTATGGGAGAGAACCTCTTGATGGAACACAATATAAATTTGATCAAACAGGAGTTGCAGTTCGGATACCATATAAGGAATACTTAGGATAA